From one Staphylococcus kloosii genomic stretch:
- a CDS encoding bifunctional homocysteine S-methyltransferase/methylenetetrahydrofolate reductase, whose amino-acid sequence MTQQLLDKLKNNILVADGAMGTILYSEGLDTCPEAYNLSHPERVERIHRTYIEAGADVIQTNTYGANFEKLKAFGLEHKVKDIHQAAVKIAKKAASQDTYILGTVGGFRGLRQEELSLSAILYHTEIQVDTLIEEGVDGLLFETYYDLEELTNIIQATRNKYDIPIIAQLTASNTNYLRDGSKINDALQQVIDSGADVVGLNCHHGPHHMQQTFSHIELPEHAYLSCYPNASLLDLNNSEFKYSDNAEYFGKVAEKLINEGVRLIGGCCGTTPEHIHYIKSSIKDLTPIHNKKVVPITKQSTATKSTSAKENLTAKVKRDATIIVELDTPKHLDTDKFFENIQKLDNAEIDAVTLADNSLATVRISNVAAASIIKQNYNIEPLVHITCRDRNLIGLQSHLLGLSLIGVNEILTITGDPSKVGNLPGAMNVFDVNSKGLTEIAKRFNQGINTDGDALKKKTNFNIAGAFDPNVRKLDGAIRRLEKKIDSGMDYFITQPVYSKEKIKTVYEATKHLGVPFFIGIMPITSYNNALFLHNEVPGIKLSEDILTRFEAVKDDRDKTRELSIEICKELIDTVHEYFNGLYLITPFQRADLSLELAAYSKSITSNSQEAIL is encoded by the coding sequence ATGACTCAACAACTATTGGACAAACTGAAGAACAACATACTAGTCGCTGATGGTGCTATGGGCACGATACTCTACTCTGAAGGATTAGACACGTGTCCCGAGGCTTACAATCTAAGTCATCCAGAAAGAGTGGAACGTATTCATCGCACATATATTGAAGCTGGTGCAGACGTGATACAAACCAATACTTACGGCGCAAACTTCGAAAAGTTAAAAGCTTTTGGTTTAGAACATAAAGTTAAAGACATTCACCAAGCGGCAGTAAAAATTGCTAAAAAGGCCGCTTCACAAGATACGTATATCTTAGGTACTGTTGGGGGTTTCCGTGGTCTTAGACAAGAAGAATTAAGTCTATCGGCGATACTGTATCACACAGAAATTCAAGTAGACACTTTAATAGAAGAAGGCGTCGACGGCTTACTGTTCGAAACATATTACGACTTAGAAGAATTAACCAACATTATACAAGCAACACGTAACAAATATGATATCCCTATTATTGCCCAGTTAACGGCATCTAATACTAACTATTTACGTGATGGTTCGAAGATTAATGATGCTTTACAACAAGTTATCGACAGTGGCGCAGATGTCGTCGGACTGAATTGTCATCATGGTCCGCACCATATGCAACAAACATTTTCACATATTGAATTACCAGAACATGCATACCTTTCATGTTATCCAAATGCTAGCTTACTGGATTTAAACAACAGTGAGTTCAAGTATAGCGATAATGCCGAATACTTTGGAAAAGTTGCCGAAAAGTTAATAAACGAAGGCGTACGACTCATCGGAGGTTGTTGTGGCACAACCCCAGAACATATTCATTACATTAAATCTTCTATTAAAGATTTAACACCTATTCACAATAAAAAAGTCGTACCTATTACCAAACAAAGTACCGCAACAAAATCCACGTCTGCAAAAGAAAATTTAACAGCTAAAGTTAAACGTGACGCTACAATCATTGTTGAGTTAGATACACCAAAGCATTTAGATACCGACAAGTTTTTCGAGAATATCCAAAAGCTAGACAATGCCGAAATAGATGCAGTCACACTTGCCGATAATTCATTAGCTACTGTACGTATTAGTAATGTTGCTGCGGCAAGTATTATTAAACAAAACTATAATATCGAACCGCTCGTGCATATCACATGTCGAGATCGTAATTTAATCGGCTTGCAATCACATCTTTTGGGATTATCACTCATAGGCGTTAACGAAATTTTAACGATTACCGGTGACCCTTCAAAAGTAGGTAATCTACCAGGTGCCATGAACGTATTCGATGTAAATTCAAAAGGTTTAACAGAAATTGCTAAACGTTTTAACCAAGGTATCAACACTGATGGTGATGCGCTGAAGAAAAAGACAAACTTCAACATCGCAGGAGCATTTGATCCAAATGTAAGAAAGTTAGACGGTGCAATTAGACGTCTGGAAAAGAAAATAGACAGCGGAATGGATTATTTCATTACCCAGCCTGTTTATAGTAAAGAAAAAATTAAAACTGTTTATGAAGCAACCAAGCATTTAGGTGTCCCATTCTTTATTGGCATTATGCCGATTACTAGTTATAACAATGCATTATTTTTACACAACGAAGTACCTGGCATTAAGCTTTCCGAAGACATACTTACACGCTTCGAAGCAGTTAAAGACGATAGAGATAAAACAAGAGAGTTGAGCATTGAAATATGTAAAGAGCTTATCGATACGGTTCATGAATATTTTAACGGCTTGTACCTCATCACACCTTTCCAACGTGCAGACTTATCTCTGGAACTTGCAGCATACTCTAAATCGATCACTTCAAATTCACAGGAGGCAATATTATGA